In a single window of the Pseudochaenichthys georgianus chromosome 16, fPseGeo1.2, whole genome shotgun sequence genome:
- the LOC117460810 gene encoding transmembrane protein 276-like codes for MASCATELITSCSNIVLSATALYYSYRLFKDHRAPSVGLFLLGLSAALSIVQPSSSYLTSLQREAEWTAQVLAPALVSFDFLWLSEDHNTAHTLLCGSCLLLGLCDWLSADALTLMTRCLGLSSLSCCLTVCLFAGNALGAFGGVALSLPLLLAQRVGTNTFAPLISQAATEGLIKWLLKGIMSVGCWASTQALGKFLLDVTEQCIMDL; via the exons ATGGCGTCCTGTGCAACAGAGTTGATAACATCATGTTCCAACATCGTTTTGTCTGCCACAGCATTATACTATTCCTACAGACTATTTAAG GATCACAGGGCTCCTTCAGTAGGCCTCTTCCTGCTCGGACTCTCTGCAGCACTGTCCATCGTGCAGCCCTCCAGCTCATACCTCACATCTTTACAGAGAGAAGCAGAGTGGACCGCCCAGGTTCTGGCTCCAGCGCTGGTCTCCTTCGACTTCCTGTGGCTCAGTGAAGACCACAACACAGCACATACCCTCCTGTGTGGCTCCTGTCTGCTGCTTGGTCTGTGTGACTGGCTCTCAGCCGATGCTCTCACGCTGATGACGCGCTGCCTCGGTTTGTCTTCCCTGTCCTGCTGTCTGACGGTCTGTCTGTTTGCCGGGAATGCTTTAGGGGCCTTTGGCGGTGTGGCCCTCAGCCTCCCATTGCTTTTGGCTCAGAGGGTCGGAACAAACACTTTCGCTCCACTCATTTCTCAAGCTGCAACTGAGGGACTCATCAAGTGGCTTTTAAAGGGCATCATGTCTGTGGGCTGTTGGGCCTCCACACAGGCCCTTGGCAAGTTCCTGTTGGATGTGACTGAGCAATGTATCATGGACCTTTAG
- the LOC117461359 gene encoding kinesin-like protein KIFC3 encodes MYAFYSLLVYIFYTVFKKEEEDEALEGACGSSSNEPRPVSMETGRRRRDGHTSKMGKKACAQRGESSSSSDSDEMSLSDEGEAEGPDIPACTPLAAFLSFKHEAEKRRASQVQVETTGKPTESPLLAVMSHLLTFLEQYSHFQQLQQQADQYRVQLKRHRVKHRRQMKALRASYRQRLRDKSSIISSLEEAISQQHTPSPLSEGESIGDEGTQAGVHRLVESLYGLQGERSKLRGELRLLHSQLEEKDLDRHSRIQTFQQQIDELKSCIEEREEELCRLKTATGATDSEKRVLCLSAENESLKQNLSVTQGLLQQLSAIPSQSSTMLIKENENLRSRVQQLEMSLQQRAEQLSHLERQSEQSEWRRGEELRKREDRVRELQLELDRERGKEPEIKYVTQTVEVESPATLKQLTKARQRNELLSDKLANQNERCKQLEEHIRKSDEYSCNLQHKIAAYEREITKLREELLKEIGHLEEKKEEAVKAASTCSAEHFQNLQDQFFGLQKRLTALPPTLRSMKTDYTSLKSQVRNFSDFYGAAINDAKKQVTAAISEMSEANKDLLEKYRKEVALRRKYHEQLVELKGNIRVLCRVKPVLKEDQHEEGQSVVVTTDPNNESSLNVLNKGKDRIFELDKVFHPQATQEEVFQEIEPLVTSCIDGYHVCIFAYGQTGSGKTYTMEGSVENPGINQRALKHLFSEIEERKDMWTYTVTVSSVEIYNEVLRDLLSKDGEKLDIKINPDGTGQLHVPGLRVIEVKSFQHIKKILAKARRNRITFGTQMNQHSSRSHALLCVTVQGTDLATGSKTTGKLNLVDLAGSERVWKSGAEGERLKEAQNINRSLLSLGDVIQALRARQTHIPFRNSRLTYLLQDSLGKGSKTAMVVQVSALESNVGETLCSLKFAQRVCKVELGPAARKIESGGGQCD; translated from the exons ATGTACGCCTTCTACTCCCTGTTAGTCTACATCTTCTACACCGTCTTCAagaaggaagaggaggatgaagCTTTGGAGGGGGCATGTGGATCGTCCTCAAAT GAGCCAAGacccgtttccatggaaacagggagaaggaggagagatGGCCACACCTCCAAAATGGGGAAGAAGGCTTGTGCTCAGCGTGGTGAATCCA GCAGTAGCAGTGACAGTGATGAAATGTCTCTGAGTGATGAAGGTGAGGCAGAAGGCCCCGACATCCCAGCATGCACTCCTCTAGCTGCTTTCCTATCCTTCAAGCATGAGGCTGAGAAGAGGAGGGCCTCCCAGGTCCAGGTGGAAACAACAGGAAAG CCGACAGAGTCTCCCCTGCTGGCGGTGATGTCCCACTTGCTGACTTTTCTGGAGCAGTACTCCCACttccagcagctgcagcagcaggccGACCAGTACCGGGTCCAGCTGAAGAGGCACCGTGTAAAGCACCGCAGACAAATGAAGGCCCTACGAGCGTCATACCGCCAGCGCCTCAGGGACAAGAGCAGCATCATCAGCAGCCTGGAGGAAGCCATCAGCCAGCAGCACACCCCCAGCCCGCTGAGCGAgg GTGAGTCCATCGGTGATGAAGGGACACAAGCTGGGGTTCACCGGCTGGTTGAGTCTCTGTACGGgctgcagggggagaggagtAAGCTGAGGGGGGAACTCCGTCTGCTGCACTCccagctggaggagaaggatctGGACCGACACTCTCGTATACAGACCTTCCAGCAGCAG ATCGACGAGCTCAAGAGTTGCATAGAGGAGCGCGAGGAGGAGCTGTGCAGACTGAAAACAGCCACG GGGGCCACAGACTCAGAGAAGCGAGTGTTGTGTCTGTCAGCAGAGAATGAGAGTCTGAAGCAGAACCTGAGCGTTACCCAAGGCCTCCTGCAGCAGCTGTCAGCCATCCCCTCTCAATCCAGCACCATGCTCATCAAG GAGAATGAGAACCTCCGCAGTAGAGTGCAGCAGCTGGAGATGTCCCTGCAGCAGCGTGCTGAACAGCTATCACATCTGGAGCGACAGAGCGAACAAAGTgagtggaggagaggagaggagctgAGGAAACGAGAGGACCGAGTGAGGGAGCTGCAGCTGGAGCTGGACAGAGAGCGAGGGAAGGAGCCAGAGATAAAG TATGTCACCCAGACTGTGGAGGTGGAATCACCAGCCACTTTAAAGCAGCTGACCAAAGCCAGACAGAGGAATGAACTGCTATCCGATaagctggccaatcagaatgagcGGTGCAAACAGCTGGAGGAACACATCAGGAAGTCTGATGAATACAGCTGTAATCTCCAGCACAAG ATTGCAGCGTATGAGCGAGAAATCACTAAACTGAGGGAGGAGCTGTTGAAAGAGATTGGACACTtggaggagaagaaggaggaggcTGTGAAAGCTGCCTCCACCTGCTCAGCCGAGCACTTCCAGAACCTGCAGGACCAATTCTTCG GCTTGCAGAAGCGTCTGACTGCACTACCTCCAACTTTACGCTCCATGAAAACCGACTACACCAGTCTGAAGAGCCAGGTTAGAAACTTCTCCGACTTTTACGGAGCAGCTATCAATGACGCAAAAAAACAG GTTACAGCAGCTATTAGTGAGATGTCTGAAGCCAACAAAGATCTCCTGGAGAAATACAGGAAGGAGGTTGCACTGCGCAGGAAGTACCACGAGCAGCTGGTGGAGCTTAAAG GCAACATCCGCGTGCTGTGCCGTGTGAAGCCGGTGCTGAAGGAGGACCAGCACGAGGAGGGCCAGTCTGTGGTGGTGACCACGGACCCCAACAACGAGTCCTCACTCAATGTGCTGAACAAAGGAAAGGATCGCATCTTCGAACTGGACAAGGTCTTCCACCCTCAGGCCACACAGGAAGAG GTCTTTCAGGAGATAGAGCCTCTTGTGACGTCCTGCATCGACGGCTACCATGTCTGCATATTTGCCTATGGACAAACTGGCTCTGGAAAAACCTACACAATGGAG GGCAGTGTGGAGAACCCAGGCATCAACCAGCGAGCCCTGAAACATCTCTTCAGTGAGATCGAGGAAAGGAAGGACATGTGGACTTACACGGTGACCGTCAGCTCTGTGGAGATCTACAACGAGGTGCTAAG AGACCTGCTGAGTAAGGACGGAGAGAAACTGGACATTAAGATCAACCCGGACGGGACGGGACAGCTGCATGTGCCGGGCCTCAGGGTCATCGAGGTGAAGAGCTTTCAGCACATCAAGAAG ATTTTAGCCAAAGCTCGAAGGAACAGGATCACCTTCGGCACTCAGATGAACCAGCACAGCTCCCGCTCCCACGCTCTGCTCTGCGTCACCGTGCAGGGCACCGACCTCGCCACCGGCTCCAAAACCACCG GAAAATTGAACCTGGTGGACCTGGCTGGCTCTGAGAGGGTTTGGAAGTCTGGTGCAGAGGGAGAAAGGCTGAAAGAGGCGCAGAATATTAACCGCTCCCTGCTGTCACTGGGTGACGTCATTCAGGCACTGAGAGCTCGGCAGACTCATATCCCTTTCAGGAACTCCCGCCTTACGTACTTATTACAAGACTCCCTGGGAAAAGGTAGCAAGACTGCCATGGTGGTGCAG GTATCGGCTCTGGAGAGTAATGTGGGAGAGACATTGTGCTCACTGAAGTTCGCCCAGCGGGTGTGCAAGGTGGAGCTAGGTCCTGCAGCCAGGAAGATTGAATCTGGTGGAGGACAGTGCGACTGA
- the ccdc12 gene encoding coiled-coil domain-containing protein 12: protein MERNVGSLQEQALKRKERLKAIRDKQIHGQEQEDGEPENKKASLEELPETRHRELKLRNYTPEDEELKERQVPKAKPASVEDKVKDQLEAANPEPIIEEVDLANLAPRKPDWDLKRDVAKKLEKLERRTQRAIAELIRDRLRGSEEELAAAVGAVGVEDGDSD, encoded by the exons ATGGAGCGGAATGTTGGGTCACTGCAGGAGCAGGCCCTGAAGAGGAAAGAGAGGTTAAAAGCAATAAGAGATAAACAAATTCAT GGACAAGAACAGGAGGATGGGGAGCCAGAGAACAAAAAAGCTTCTCTAGAGGAACTTCCTGAAACAAGGCACAG AGAGCTGAAGCTGAGAAATTACACTCCAGAGGATGAAGAGCTGAAGGAGAGGCAGGTGCCCAAAGCCAAACCGGCATCAG TTGAGGACAAAGTAAAAGACCAGTTAGAGGCAGCTAACCCAGAACCCATCATTGAAGAAGTG GATTTGGCCAACCTCGCCCCAAGAAAACCAGACTG GGATCTAAAGCGTGATGTGGCAAAGAAACTGGAGAAGTTGGAGAGGAGAACGCAGAGAGCCATCGCTGAGCTCATCC GGGATCGTCTGCGAGGCAGCGAGGAGGAGTTGGCCGCGGCGGTGGGAGCAGTAGGAGTGGAGGACGGAGACTCGGACTGA